A single Methylobacterium sp. 17Sr1-1 DNA region contains:
- a CDS encoding MFS transporter codes for MTISRDLSVTVDPSVAWDRRARLTAGVLGLGAFLTQFDVTALVVVMPEIGRDLAVGLPGLAWVIDAYSLAFTAALLAAGALADRYGRRRSLLVGNAVFITASLACALASTAPALWAARAGQGIGSALLITGALASIAAAFPDASLRARAYALIGILSGVAMALGPTLGGLLAAWLGWRAIFLANVLPCAFIALAVPRLAGEGRAASRTPIDWPGLVLLTCALGFAIEGCLQARDPVRCLVSLAAGLALALAFAWRQRGRPHPLIHPVLVSDRTVQAIVVLLIAVSAGYWAVLVYLPAFLLAAFGLDAQAAGVALLAATLPMLVLPPVGGRRVQSLGWRRAFGSALVLIVVGNGVLAGASLAGPPAGTPALVGALAGMVAVGAGAALAHPQLSGAIVALARSETAGMASAVTMVARQGGFALGVAALGVLASTESNGAGYAPVFGFAAVTGLVGLAACRLLPDDATRQR; via the coding sequence ATGACCATCTCCCGCGATCTCTCCGTCACCGTCGATCCCTCCGTCGCCTGGGATCGGCGCGCCCGCCTCACCGCCGGCGTCCTGGGCCTGGGCGCCTTCCTGACGCAGTTCGACGTGACCGCCCTGGTGGTCGTCATGCCGGAGATCGGCCGCGATCTCGCCGTCGGCCTGCCGGGCCTCGCCTGGGTCATCGACGCCTACAGCCTCGCCTTCACCGCTGCGCTCCTGGCCGCCGGGGCCCTGGCGGACCGCTACGGCCGGCGCCGGTCGCTGCTCGTCGGCAACGCGGTGTTCATCACCGCCTCGCTCGCCTGCGCGCTCGCCTCGACCGCGCCCGCCCTGTGGGCGGCCCGCGCCGGGCAGGGGATCGGATCGGCCCTGCTGATCACCGGTGCCCTCGCGTCGATCGCGGCCGCTTTCCCGGACGCCTCGCTGCGGGCGCGCGCCTACGCCCTGATCGGAATCCTGTCGGGCGTCGCGATGGCGCTGGGGCCGACTCTCGGCGGCCTGCTCGCCGCCTGGCTCGGGTGGCGGGCGATCTTTCTCGCCAACGTCCTGCCCTGCGCCTTCATCGCGCTCGCCGTGCCGCGCCTCGCCGGCGAGGGGCGGGCGGCATCCCGGACACCGATCGACTGGCCAGGACTGGTCCTCCTGACCTGTGCGCTCGGCTTCGCGATCGAGGGCTGCCTTCAGGCTCGGGATCCGGTCCGCTGCCTCGTCAGCCTGGCCGCCGGCCTCGCGCTCGCCCTGGCCTTCGCGTGGAGACAGCGTGGCCGGCCCCACCCGCTGATCCACCCGGTCCTCGTGTCGGATCGCACGGTCCAGGCCATCGTCGTTCTGCTGATCGCCGTCTCGGCGGGCTACTGGGCCGTTCTGGTCTACCTGCCGGCCTTCCTCCTGGCCGCCTTCGGGCTGGACGCGCAGGCGGCCGGCGTCGCTCTGCTCGCCGCGACGCTGCCGATGCTGGTGCTGCCGCCGGTGGGCGGCCGCAGGGTGCAGAGTCTGGGCTGGCGGCGTGCCTTCGGGAGCGCGCTCGTCCTGATCGTCGTCGGGAATGGGGTCCTGGCAGGAGCGTCCCTCGCCGGCCCACCGGCCGGCACCCCGGCCCTCGTCGGCGCCCTCGCCGGCATGGTCGCCGTCGGAGCCGGGGCGGCCCTCGCGCATCCCCAGCTCTCCGGCGCCATCGTCGCGCTGGCACGGTCCGAGACCGCGGGCATGGCCTCGGCGGTCACGATGGTGGCGCGGCAGGGCGGGTTCGCGCTCGGCGTCGCGGCCCTCGGCGTGCTGGCATCGACGGAATCGAACGGTGCAGGTTACGCACCCGTGTTCGGGTTCGCCGCCGTCACCGGACTGGTCGGGCTCGCGGCCTGCCGCCTGCTCCCGGATGACGCGACACGGCAGCGGTGA